The genomic interval CCACTTCCTGCCATGaggaattgaaatattttcattagaGATAACGTTGAACTGACAGATAGAATAGTAAATTTATTCCGCTACATTTGCATAAACTATTCACCCCTGTACCCAATAAATGTGGATCTTAATCTGGAAGTTGACAAAAATCATACTATGGTAATATGGTCTCATCATCACATGAGTCAACATTTTTGTCTACAATGCTCATAAAATTGGacacgaaaaaataaacagtaAACGAGCGATTTTCTTTTATGCATCCACGTTTTAATGTAAAACAGATTACACATACAcatcatacatacgtacagaaAGTGGACGTGATATTTCACTGTACCGGCCCCCTAGTAACAAACTTAATGAATAACGTTTGCCACACACGTTCCTACCaactcttattgttagatataATCATACGTCAATCATGTATTCCAATCatcaaaatagaaaataaaaagcctATCGTTAATACATCAATTACCGATTTCATTTTCCCATCCGTTTAATTTCCTTCATTTTAACTACCATCAGAAAACGCTACAAGTTTAAAAATCAACCAATAAAACTACCCTAGTTTATTGTTGTGTGTCTCTTTCGCAAGGCAAAAGACAAGGGACACTACGGTTGAACACTTCCATATGCGGAACATAGATACTAATGATACCACAATCATGAATAATTGATAGTTATTGTTAATCGATTAATAATTCTTGAAAAGGTGATCAGAATGACCAAAAAACACCAACTCCAACGTTTTAatcataaaatgaaaaatattctaaaaaaacaacaaaattcgTTAACACTTTCTTTTCAAAGCTCCATAGGCTCAAGATGTGCTGAGCAGTGATTTAAATCATCtatgttgttattgttgttgttattgccattgttgttgttgtttgtgttattgttgttgtcatTGTTGCTATTATTGGTACTACCATTTTCGTTTGAATTAAGTATCGGAGTTAACATATCCCGGGTTCTTGGCGGGACCCTGACAAGGTGTTTTCTAGGTGGTTCCCACAGTACCAGAGCCATGGATGGGCGTTctctgaaaacaaaaaaaatactcgattTTTGGTAAAGATAGGATATGAATATCCCTTTGTAACAATTGTTACATTTCATCAAAGATCAATGAAGCATTTCATTGGTAATTGGTTGAAACTCAATTTCGTGATTGGAATATGATCATCTCCAACAATATTATATCCTTATGAGAACAGGTCCTTTTTTCGGGAAAACTTGGATGATCCATTATTTGTTGTGCTGGGGGTGGATCATAAAGTGAGTATCCTTTACTAATTATGGTAGTGCTTTTTTAACTTGTCAAGTTGTAGAACTCACAGTTTTGATAACAAGGTAACGGGAATAAGAGGCTCCTCTTGCATCTGTCTGAGCTCCTCTGAGATGACCAATCTTGGTTGTTTACCATCATTCTGGTCTACATCTACCGTCTGAGCGGTGTTCTCCATACTTGTACTTGTGTACTGTGTATTATCACACCCAGACTGAGACACACCAACAATTGATGTGGATGTGGATGAATTTTGTTCCTGATAATTAGAACTGATGTGTAGTCCTTGGAAATGAGATGCCATCTTTTCCTCAGTTATGAACTGTTTGACTTGGCGGCTGCAATTCAAGACGTAAATGCTACTTGCCATGAATAAATTCACTCCTATTTACcaactttcgaattttttattttttttattattccgtcATTGTGAAAGTTTTAAGGCagcaaaaatttgttaaactgatagggatgaaaaattttcaagaatttggCGTTTTCAGAAATTGGTATACAAAACCAACAGAATAATTTGCCGTGATTGTGTTAAGTTCAACGATCAATTCCATGATCAGTCAAGATTTGCATTGGCTATATGCAATCATTTGGAACATCAgagttttgttttaattttaagtACATTGGGAACAAAGGGATTAATTTAATCCAATCAAATGAGGTTTTATGCTATAATGTATCCTTAGTTATTATCACGATTCCCAGGAAATCAGACAGGCTTCATAACATTTAACAGATAATCAGAGAATCAAGACTTCAAGAATGATTTACTGGCaggtgaaaattataaaccaATTTAAGGTCTGAAGAAAAGCTGCCCTTACAGATAGGATCGCATTTTGTAAGAGATAAAGGAATATTTGATGAATCTATGTACACTCACGTGTCTGCAATATCTGGAGTGTTCAGCTTCCTTTTATGATGCAATGTAGTAACTCCATATGCCGGCTGACTTCTTTCTCCTGTGAATCTGATCAGATCTGGTTGCTGCAAAGCAGGAATACTCCACGGCATAGAGAGTGTAGGAACTTGCGGCATCTGAAGCCATGGTCCACCTTGCTGCGGAGAGTTCTGTTGACCCATCATGTGTTGGAAGACGGACTGTGGAGTATGGAGATTAGCTCCGCCCATCGTACTCTGCATCGGAGGGTTAACATGGTATTGCATGACTGTTGTCGCCGCTACTGAATGTCTCCCGTCTTTCAAATGTGTCTTGAAACTTCGTAGATTAACTCATAAGTTGACTATGCTcgacaaaaaaatgtatgtgTCAATACCAAAGCTAATTATCATCAGGAATGACACCTTGGTATTTAGGTGTATAGCGTGTATAGTGATATCCTAGGTTAAAGTTTGCGTTCGTCTACTTCAGTGTTGGTAATCTTATTCGATGCTCAAAGAAGCAAGCTTTCTTGTCTGCAGACAAGAGTATTGGTTAACCATAGCGCAACTACGTATGACAACAAGACAAAAACGATTGTTTCCTGAAGAGTAATCAATTACGAAGAGAATAAATGATGTGAACAACAATGACTGAAAGTAAATAGCTTCACCTCTGAATATGGTAATTGTTTCAAGAAATTGGCCCCACTTATTAATTGTTCACACTCCTGGTATCCGTAAATCACATCCAAATTTCTAATATCTAAATCGAAGTAcccaattttcaattcagcaAAGATTTATCCTCAAAACAATCTTTCGATGAAACTTTTAAACTGTAAGGAAAAGTTTACATACCAAGAATCCCAACCGAGATGTCGGCTGGATTTATCTCGGTGAAATTTTATGCTTCACCCCACAAGGACGTACTCGTAGTTGAGTCTGTATAAAACTTCCCGCTTTAATTCAGGGTTATTATTTGTTAAGTTTTATTTTGGACTTTCGCCTTTCGCTGATTGCTGGCAATTTCGCTCAAAagaaatagaaggaaaaggatACGATGTTCTACAATTTCCAAAtgacaacaaaaataatgacgTACGTCACATATACCAAGGCAGCATGCAGCGCTACTGCAGTTTCTCGCGCACTATCGCCCACGTTTTTGTGGCGGTTCTTCGGTTAGTTCTTCACTACTTCTGTGAGAAAGTGTGTCACCAGTACCGTAGTGATGTCCTATTCGGATGATGGTATcttaatattaaaaaaagaaaaagtcgcTACACGCTGCGAGTTATCGTTGatatcgaaagaaattttatctGAAGTGTCTGAACAGTTTTCcgctgaaaataaatgtaatggtcgtttaattaaattaatatcgaAGTTGGAGTTTGTCGGAGACTTCCATTCATTATCACGAACACTGTTTTTGGTAAAGTTTCAGACGAATCGTTACTACAGCTTCACGGTATTTTTGGCGATGTTTTCGATCGTGCAGTAGAACTACATGAATTGTCTAGGGTGACGAAAATATGTTCTACACCGGTAGCGGGAATTTCGAAGGAAAGAACTAATGCACGGTGGCTTTTGCAAGTGAAGGGTATTTCCGGCGAACAATACACGCTTTTTCCTGGGGTTAACTTTTGCAGCTGTGCAGCCTTCAGGTAGTACTTTCAACAGTTCAGTAATCTCAACCCTGCACTTTTTGTGCCCATTGTTATTTAACATACATCTTCGTTGACATTCACCTGTCAGTTTCAAAGCCATCTGGAAATGAGACTTGAAGTTTtcgttattcaaaaaacgttaTGGTTTTTCAGTTACAAGACAAATCCTTACAAGCAAGCACCGCTAGATCAGTAGTTAGCACTCACTGATACTTTTGATGTACTTAACGTCAATAATTATTTGGCATAGACCTTGTCTTATCCCATGACGCAAAGGACTAATTCTAATCTGATATCTGGCATTGTGCCcttaaaattattcacatatatttaaaaaagcTTGTACATAAATCAGGATAGTTTTTCATTGATTCTGCACTAATCAGTCTCTCCGACCCATTGATTTTGTATAAAAAGTCCAATTTTAATGGCTTGGGTACGAAAAACTAAATCATTATTGAAAATCGTGTATTTTAGGTACCATGTTATAAATGATGAGATTGCGTACACCTGCAAACACGTTTTAGCGGGGTGGCTGTCTTCACTTGATACTCAGAAGCTGTGTATACAAGAACTTCTTTCCACTGATTTTCGCAACCTCTTGAAATCCCAACTGATGTATTGATAACATGAGCTTCGATTCGCAAAATTATCAACTCGTTGCCAAGCTCAAGAATCTGAAATCTGTTGTGCAGCTGCTTAAGTCTGTCAATTTCAAGGAGGTATGTAGAGAGTCAAGTATTTGCAACTCCGGTAGTGCTTTTGTCTATCGAATCTCTGGTGCTGCAAAGTCTGAGATTAATGCTAAGGTTCAATAAGCCCTGATGACCAAATTATTGACCAAATTACAATAAGTTTAGAAGAAActcgaatttgaaagtttgacCTCTAAGAAAAGGATTCCCTCATTTCTGTACAATATTTTTGACTCCATATCAACCAAGGAAGTAGTTTACTCTATGTAATAAGCTAGCCTGAGAATCGAGTATTACTAACATTAGCACTTCAGATACTGGGtattgcgaattttttcatccaaccaGCTCAAAGCCAACCATTAttgacaattattatcattaagtATCTAAGTCTTTCCAATAATATTGATCAATGGTTTTTGAGCCACACAATTGGCTTCGAAAACATTCTACAATAAAAGCCATTTTaagatattcgaatttttggaaactacttctcatttattttatcagacTGCAACATGCTTGGGATCACACAATGGATTGAAAGTAACAGTCGAGGATGCAAAATGTATGCAAGCAAGTGCGTACATTCCTTCGGTGGTTTTTGAAGAGTTCAATTTGAAGCAAGATGTTATATTCAGAATTAATTTGTCCGTTCTTGTCGAGTGTTTGTCCATGTTTTGGGGAGACATAAATACTCAGGACAGTTCTGTAGCCCTGCAACTTTTTTATGAGGTAATAGCACGTACGAATTACTACTGTTCAGTTCTAGGACTGATCTATTGAATGTTTATTAGACAAACATCTTTGTTACAAACTAGCaaaacgaataattaatcaaaatgAGTCAGTAAGATCATTTTATCACAGTTCATAAATTGTATTGTTTGTATTTAAATtgcaagaaaaattcgaaatggaACTCTGAATGCGTTTCGATCTCATCGTGAAGAACAATGTTGTACTTTGAATATTGATTAGCAGCTGTTTAACATTCCAAAATAGgaattgcacattttttgcTGGAAAACCTTAGAAACCCATCGTAATCGCTGAATAGTCACAGTATTATGGATTTTTTAGCTTTATAACAAGATTTTTAATCCATCTCAATGTGCAGGGTATTGGACATCCTGTGACTGTACTCATTGAAGAAGATGGCATAATAACAGACTGTTCCTTGAAAACTCAAGAGCCAGACGAATTGCTAGATTTTAATTTGTCACAAGATAGTGTGATCAACAAAGTTCTATTGAAAACGGAATTACTCAGAGATGTTTTGTCAGAATTAGATCCAACGTGTGACGTATTAGAGGTGGGTGAATGTTTGTTTCCTCAATCATAATCATAGCTAATACAACTTCAAACTGATTTGGTATAGAACCATTGTTAGATTTACATGGACATTAATGAATTTGAATTACGATATTTGCTATTGGacctgtattattttttttattttttatttttattgttgtaaTGAAATCAGTATGCAAAATGAACAGAATGATATTCACGTGTGTCCACTTTTTGTCAGCTCTTGCTGTCACCTGATCCACCCTACCTCCGAATCAGCACAGATGGGGCAGCCGGGGAATGCCAGATTCAAGTACCACGGGACTCTACTCTTATAGAAATATTTGAGTGCAATGCAACAGCTAGTTCGTGCTATAAATTGGCACATGTTAAACCAGCTATGAAACCTCTGTCCTGTGCCACTATGGTGTCAATTAGAACAGACGAGTGTGGATTATTATGTTTCCAATACATGGTCAAAACTGAAGATGGACACACGTGTTACGTCGAGTattatgtaaattatattaGTTTTAATATTTGGCCAATAACcaaatttctgtttttgtacGCCAGATAAACGACCAGTAGGCAAAATATAACTTAATCGCTTGCTtctcaattttacagatttcTCCTGTTGTGGACATGGaagaataattcaaaaaagtacaaaatataattcgtccAGATCGAATGATTCAGTGGCTCCAAGTATTTCATTTCACAAGACTTCCACTACTTATTTATCTTCTCTGCTACAGtgtaagaaattttcattccactatgtttcatttatttaatataaaaatttttcatatccttCATGATCTGTGTTTGTTAAAATCTATCTGTTATAAGTTGATATGTCTTTAGAGGACTTAGTTTGTCGTCACCTTGTGAATGTGACAATCCAAAAGAAACACACCACCGAAAATCCTTCTTCTCACAACCTTAAGTACTAGTGGTCTGTTCGTATTCATGATATTGCTCACTTATCAAATTTCCAGGAGAATcacatacatatttttagTCCTCCTTTTCAGTCAGACTAAAAGAGGTCTGTTGTTTAAGTGTAGGAATAAAAGCTTtttattatgtgtatatatctcTAAAAACCTTGTTAGGGATTGATTCAGGAGtctgatattttcaaattaaatttattacctGCGTAGATCCCATTATTGAGGTAATGGAAGACTTACTAATGTTTTGTATAAGCTGGTGATCCACCAAATTCCAGATGCTAATTTTTCACCATTCTAAAAGTTGACacaattaattcaaaaaaggagaaagataaaatgaaCCTTCTCTCACTTATAGCACTTACTGTTTCGCTTTATACgagtaatttcatttcgtttgtttctatctagagaaaaaataagctAGAGGTGTAAAAACGACCCGACGTCtaaaggtataaaaattgttttggACGAAACTCAGCAAAATAACGCGGTCAGGGCAGTTTTTAATGAACAGCAAGGATATATTTCATACAGCTCCATGCCAATAAGGACACCTTCAATCATGTCAAAAGGCAACCGAACCACAAACAACAATATTTCCCAGAATCAACAGTTCTTCTGTATTTTaaattcttatttcatttcacccgCGTAAATGACCAACGTTTTCAATCACTGTCGTCAGTATTTCGGGGTGGCCGCGTCAACGGCAAACGACTCTCTTCGTCTGATCCGTAGATAACATCTTCGTCTGATTCATTTATCATCGAGAAAGCCGGATTATCTTTCGTAATCgatgaatctgaaagaaaacaaTATGTAAAGTACCTTTGATCCATTCTACAAATCTAGTATAAACTAAGAACCTCTTTTGAGTAATATCTTTCAAATTATGTGaaatccaaagaaaaaaattcaatgcatTGTGGAGACGGAAATctccagaaattttcaaaatcctcgAAGATCTCCAGTAATATCAATCTTTCATGATACTGTGTCGAGTTTTTGAATTAGTACAGATGCTCGTGATGACATTGACGATTGCAATacatttttcccattttcagATATGGACAGTTGACTCTACTGCATTTATTAATTCGCTTTAAAATGCTGTCATACTCACGTTGTCCGTAAACCTGCTGTAAGGCTGGCGCGTATACGTAGGCCATGGTatagagataaaaattaagTAGCCCATAAAGTGCCATGAACTGAGCAGAAGTTCTGTAGTATGTGGATAGCCGAGATGCAAAGCTATCCTCAAAGACACCGGTACCGAAGTGTCGCGCCGTCACCAATGTACAGACTCCAGCGACTACGCCGGCCAGAAGCGTCAAAAACCGCAGTCTTAAGTCTGCATAAATTTCGTCAAGGCGAAggggaaatttttaatatatgtaaatgaaaaattgttcactTATTGTAGAAGGCCACTGAACAATGTTTAAAGGATATGCAATATCTAGAAGACCACTAACAATGAAAtctaagtaattttttttacgcggATCGCGATAGCCAGGATATTAACTATCTACCTGTTCATAAACTAAAGGCTTAGAATTATCATTATAACTATTTTTACCAAAGTAAGGCATCGACCGCAACTCGCTGTATGCCCTCAATATCAGCAGCAAGAGATAGGCCACGTAGACTCCTCCAACAGCGAAGAAAAACACTTTAAAACCCTGGAACAATGAAGTGATTTACTATACGCTCGCATATACATGTCGGGTTACTTATAGCGACGATTTGCTGTGTGatactttttcatttgattatcTC from Athalia rosae chromosome 1, iyAthRosa1.1, whole genome shotgun sequence carries:
- the LOC105685067 gene encoding cell cycle checkpoint protein RAD1, which codes for MSFDSQNYQLVAKLKNLKSVVQLLKSVNFKETATCLGSHNGLKVTVEDAKCMQASAYIPSVVFEEFNLKQDVIFRINLSVLVECLSMFWGDINTQDSSVALQLFYEGIGHPVTVLIEEDGIITDCSLKTQEPDELLDFNLSQDSVINKVLLKTELLRDVLSELDPTCDVLELLLSPDPPYLRISTDGAAGECQIQVPRDSTLIEIFECNATASSCYKLAHVKPAMKPLSCATMVSIRTDECGLLCFQYMVKTEDGHTCYVEYYISPVVDMEE
- the LOC105685068 gene encoding probable serine/threonine-protein kinase cdc7 isoform X2, producing MGGANLHTPQSVFQHMMGQQNSPQQGGPWLQMPQVPTLSMPWSIPALQQPDLIRFTGERSQPAYGVTTLHHKRKLNTPDIADTRQVKQFITEEKMASHFQGLHISSNYQEQNSSTSTSIVGVSQSGCDNTQYTSTSMENTAQTVDVDQNDGKQPRLVISEELRQMQEEPLIPVTLLSKLERPSMALVLWEPPRKHLVRVPPRTRDMLTPILNSNENGSTNNSNNDNNNNTNNNNNGNNNNNNNIDDLNHCSAHLEPMEL
- the LOC105685068 gene encoding probable serine/threonine-protein kinase cdc7 isoform X3, with translation MMGQQNSPQQGGPWLQMPQVPTLSMPWSIPALQQPDLIRFTGERSQPAYGVTTLHHKRKLNTPDIADTRQVKQFITEEKMASHFQGLHISSNYQEQNSSTSTSIVGVSQSGCDNTQYTSTSMENTAQTVDVDQNDGKQPRLVISEELRQMQEEPLIPVTLLSKLERPSMALVLWEPPRKHLVRVPPRTRDMLTPILNSNENGSTNNSNNDNNNNTNNNNNGNNNNNNNIDDLNHCSAHLEPMEL
- the LOC105685068 gene encoding probable serine/threonine-protein kinase cdc7 isoform X1, whose amino-acid sequence is MQYHVNPPMQSTMGGANLHTPQSVFQHMMGQQNSPQQGGPWLQMPQVPTLSMPWSIPALQQPDLIRFTGERSQPAYGVTTLHHKRKLNTPDIADTRQVKQFITEEKMASHFQGLHISSNYQEQNSSTSTSIVGVSQSGCDNTQYTSTSMENTAQTVDVDQNDGKQPRLVISEELRQMQEEPLIPVTLLSKLERPSMALVLWEPPRKHLVRVPPRTRDMLTPILNSNENGSTNNSNNDNNNNTNNNNNGNNNNNNNIDDLNHCSAHLEPMEL